The genomic stretch CAATTCTCTTGAATCGACTAAAAAAATCTTGTTATATAAGCAAAATCGCCAAACCGCTTGATATATTTTTTACATCTTATATATTATTTATATAAAGGTTGGTGCTGCTTATGGACATTTGTCCTTATTTAGAATTTTCATTCTCAATATTAGGCAAGAAGTGGAACGGATTAATACTGCACTATCTTTCGCTATGTCCGGGAGATGCGTCTCATTTCTCAGAAATGAAAGGCAGTCTCACAAACATTACACCGAGAGCCTTATCCTTGAAGCTTACAGAGCTGATCGATTCTGGCTTAATCGAGAAGAAGGTTACGGCAGCAATGCCGGTTATCGTCATCTATGAGCTAACGGAAAAGGGAAAAGCTCTAGCAGCAGCGCTTGAGCCGGTTCAAAGATGG from Paenibacillus sp. FSL H8-0548 encodes the following:
- a CDS encoding helix-turn-helix domain-containing protein yields the protein MDICPYLEFSFSILGKKWNGLILHYLSLCPGDASHFSEMKGSLTNITPRALSLKLTELIDSGLIEKKVTAAMPVIVIYELTEKGKALAAALEPVQRWAQQYKDI